The Epinephelus fuscoguttatus linkage group LG7, E.fuscoguttatus.final_Chr_v1 DNA window gctactgccgccccagcTAAATAATTATTTCACCAATGATAATCTAATGATGTAATATATAATAGTATTACAGTCAAAAGGGACATTTTTTGACATcacttatttttttacttttaatactttaagtatattttccttaattttttcatacttttagGTGAGTAACTTCTTCAGagcaggactttaacttgtaacagtatttttactctgtggtatttgtacttttacttgagtaaaggaTCTAAATACTTATTCCACCAATGATAATCTaatgatataaaatataatagaaTAACAGTCACAGGtgacattttctgcatcaaatACTTTTGTTTTAAGTACTTGAagttttattatcattattacttaGTCGCTGTTTGTGTTcctatttacttatttttgtatatgtgtgtgagtgtgttataATTTTCCATTTGCTTTAATACCACTTGTCACAatgcatgtatttattttaaagaaaagacaggacTTTTGTAAACACTCGTACATTTGATATTCTatatattcttttctttttgtataaTGTTGAAAACTTATTGAACAGATTGTtgaaaaatgtataattttttaaaaacttttaagtGAGTAGTATTTTTAATGTAGGACTTTTAcatgaaaaagtatttttacagtgacatcataataCTTTTACACAGGTAAATGACtggaatacttcttccaccattaGCTAATGCTTGTTAGTGTATACTTAAgtacatgacaaaatattttaaGGTATAAAAACAAGCTGTCATGATACTGAATGtgccatacacacacagacagagtgtatGTTGCAGCTGAACTGCTCTTTATCAATGAATGACAGGTACACCTGGCaactgtccatggtgctgataCACTCTTAAATTTGGGCATATCACCCCCTCGTGTCTTCATGTCCTGACATCCATATAtgacacacatatataaacactgtgaaacagagacaaacaagctaagaatttaaagttttgaaCAGTTTTTGTTTCTATTGAAAACAGCCTGCGTGCGTTCACTCAGTGAAAGCAACTCCCATCCACACAGCTGTGGCGGCGGAGGGATACCGCTGCCTGCATCCGCGCAACGCTGCGCCTACAACTGGAAAGGAAGGatataaaagaaaacagaacGTACACACTTGGactaaaattatttaaaacgCCCCAAAAATTCCTAAACTCCGAGTCAAAGTGTAAAACGAAACTAAAAATGCGTATAATCGCTCGATAAAGCCAGCTGAGAGCCGGGTTTCCTCTCACAGCCAGCTTTACAGTTTGAGTCCATTGTGTTGGCCAAATgggaagagagaaggaggatgCGCACTACTTCCCGACGCGCACTGACATTGTTCTAGAGTGCTCCACGATCAGGGCCATCTTTGGTCGTCCTCGCCGGTGACAGTGTGGACAGTTTATTCCATTGGTCATTAATGCCTaatgattaataaataatattccACTTTGAACGAGCCGTTTAGAGCACGCGGGCAGAAAACAGGGAGCCGAGCAGCCCGGTTTTTGTGGACTCACGGGTGATTCTTTCCTTCAATACCCTTCATTTCTCAAGGCAAAAAGAGGGCGAGACGGGAGAGGCGGTGATACAACATGGATGAGGAATATGATGTGATCGTTTTGGGCACCGGACTCACAGTGAGTAGTCAAGCCTCATttgcagagagacaaaaaacagattGTGTGAGCTTCCATTTTTATTGCAGCCGTTTTATCCTCTTATCTTTCCCGAGCCGTGAACGCCTCCTGCATCCCCCTGTGTGCTTGTGACATTACAAAATGATGATAAGAGAAATGTGACCAAATGTACTTCGACCTGTTCGTGCATgacaggaagcaaacatgacGCCCAGGAGTGATTTTATTGTCCTCACAGCCGGCTCCAGCGTTGTGTTACACCCTGTAGCATCTTTTAGGCGTAACCCCAGTGTGTCATGGTCCTCTTTGCATAGACAGGCCTCCATCCTGAGGTTGGCGCAGGCCTGAGCACGGGTTTATTAAATGACTGAGCCCCTTCACTGCTGCTACACTCGCCGCAGTTGCCTCCACTTACACACCCAATGCGGCAGAAACACGCCACGGTGCATTTGTGATGTTAATCGAGGGTTCAGGCGCATTAAAGTCGACGTTTTGTAGTTTTATAACAGGTATCAAATATCATTTCTGTCAATGAGCAGCCACAGTAGTCAGTATTTAATGATGTGATAATGTCATGCGGATATTGCTCTCCAGACCACACATTATTgccattatttattattattattattatcgttattattattacagtagATACATATGGGTGAAACGGTTTATTCGCGCATGCGCACACCGCTCCTTCTGCCCTCCCTGCAGCCTTCTGTGAACATCTCTTAACTTGCATTCATGTCTTCTATTAAATCTGCCTCTCTCCTTTAAAGACAGCTCCACCCTCATTTTTCAAATTGATGGTGATGTTAAATCTTGTGTCACACAGGAATGCATTCTGTCCGGGATCATGTCCGTGAACGGGAAAAAGGTCCTGCACATGGACAGGAACCCGTACTACGGAGGCGAGAGCTCCTCCATCACCCCTCTGGAGGAGGTAAAGGGCTCCTGGGATCTATAAAAGCCAATCAATACATTTTATACCCCTCAGTACATCTCATTTTACTTCCAGTGCCATTGTGCATCAGCTGCCGTCTTCATTTGCTCATCCAGCGTAATGCTTTAGCTTCTGTCAGCTCCAAAGATTTCATCATCACAGGATGTTGTTTATGTTTCTCGTCACtgactttacttttttttttcttccccacagCTGTACAAGCGCTTCAACCTTCCAGATAGCCCGCCCGAGTCAATGGGCAGAGGACGGGACTGGAATGTTGACCTCATCCCCAAGTTTCTCATGGCCAACGGTCAGTGCCGCATCACTGAGTTTACATGTAAAGGAATGAATAAAACTGACTCTGGACAATTGGTACATTATTAGGATGTCTTTATGCTTTTAAGGGAGAATGTCTGATGCTAAATAATGAGGTGTAACGTGTCCGTCTGTGTGACTGCAGGTCAGCTTGTGAAGATGCTGCTATACACAGAAGTGACACGGTACCTGGACTTCAAAGTCGTGGAGGGAAGCTTTGTGTACAAAGGAGGAAAGATCTACAAGGTGCCGTCGACCGAGACCGAGGCACTAGCTTCAAGTAAGCCGCTCAAACCCGTCTAAGATATCAAGAGTAATTGAATCACGTTTAAGTCAGGGTGTTACATCATAACGCCTCTGTCTGAATTCACAGATCTGATGGGAATGTTTGAGAAGCGAAGGTTTCGGAAGTTCTTAGTCTTTGTGGCCAACTTCGACGAGAATGACCCGAAGACCTTCGAGGGCGTGGACCCCAAAACCACAACGATGAGGGATGTTTACAAGAAGTTTGACCTCGGCCAGGATGTCATTGACTTCACCGGCCACGCCCTGGCCCTCTACAGGACAGATGAGTAAGATCAACAGCAGGATGTCAAACATCAGCGAGTCTTTTGTTAGCTGGGTTCATGACTTTTATGTAATTACTAACACTGTACCAGATgttactgcttttttttttacatttgaagcATCTATTAAGGTTTGAATTAAGCGCCCAGTGTCATATTTGATGACACATAACCCTTTAAAAAATTCTGAAACAAAATCCTCAAATTGAATAGCATGGTTCATCGGATTTAATGAGGTAGTCTGCGTTTAttaaatcaactttctttaatgaatgaatgtaatttatggtgctgCTAGACCACCCTGTTGATACAGATGAATGCCTCCCTTTGTGTGCAGCAGGCAGAGGAGCAAACAGGTTTTTGGCCACAGTAAATGCCAACAAATATGAATGGAAGCAGAATATTCTTGAGTTTTGGAAATTATGACATCTGTCTTTTTTCAATAAATTTGGACTTTTGGGCTCTGCAGCGCTCTAGATTATTGGAACTGTTTGGATCGGAAATAATCCTACACAGCCACCACTCTGGAATTGATTTCTAAAAATActaatggtaataataataactttataaTAGAGCACCTTTCCCAGCATTACTAAGCActtaacaataaaacaataataaagataagaaaacacaaacaagatataaaacaggataaaatagTACAAATAGTAACAGTAAATAGCATCAGTTAAGGAAAAGtcaaaagagatttaaaagaggTCACTGAGTTTGTCTGTCAGGGATCCTCAGGCACAGCTGAGGATCCCTGACAGCAAACGCTCTGTCACCTTTAGTGACAAGTCGGGATTTTGGAACCATTAGTAAGGTCTTGTTTGAGGATCTCAGGCAGCAATCAGGCTCATAAGGGAATTAGCAGATCAAAGCTGTAGGCAGGAGCCTGACAATGCAAGGCTTTAAAACCTTAACATCAATTCTAAAACTCACAGGTAACCAGCAAGGGTTGATGTGATGTGGTGGCCTCTCTTAGGACAATTTAAAAGCCTTGCAGTCTTTGTTTCGCTCTCTGATGCTAAATAAAGTGTGTGCGGCAATCAAGtctggaggagataaaagcatggatCAACGTCTAAATCTGTAGGGGAAAGAAATGACCTGATCTTCGTTAAATGTCTCAGTCGGACAAAGCAGGACTGAAGCACCTCAGTCACCTGAGCATCAAAATAACACCTAGGTTATGGGCCTATTTTTTGATATTATTAGGTAGATCACCTAGACCGGTGGTTCCGAACTGGTTGGTCACGAACCAAAAGTGGGTCATAGGCCCATtttgaatggaccgcaagtgacttgcaatTGTGTCGAGTTTGTAAAaagacactttattttaatgcacagtacattccagcacagagcttttattttaagtgctgtttcctgccgtagagtgagtgactaacggagagctacttgacagagatgaATGACAAagtagctcaacgacatggccaaccacaagtatgacactgaatgttttAAACAGTGAGACCTCGAACTAACGGCCGCGTGGTTGGACTACATGGGAACCACAGACCTAGACTACTAGAGATTATTGATACTAGTACTGGGACTAGAGGGGGTGATTCTAATTGTTTCTGATTTGGAGTCTTTCAGCTGCAGGACATTTTTGGACATCCAATTCTTACAGACATAGAGTTGCATATCATCTGCATAGCAGTAAAGTCTATACTCTATCTAATAATACTAAAAGTATTGGTGTAACGTAATCTGTGCAGAAATACCAAGGTTAAACAGAATGAATAGACAtgcgtaaaaaaaaaagtataattcAGATGTCAGTGTTATGAATGTAGCTTCAAAGCTTCGAACTATATGGTACAGCCCTAATGACTAATATGCTCGAATGAAGGTTTAATAAAGCTCCAATGTAGTATCTGACTGCCTGATGTCAAATACAGCACATTCTTTTAAATTGACCACCCAGCAATAAGTGTACAGACTAAGATTtagtttttgtctgtctgtcattctCATTCATTATCTTGTTCTCTGTTCTCCTTCAGCTATCTTGATGTTCCCTGTTTGGAGACGATCAATCGTATCAAGCTGTACAGTGAATCACTGGCGCGGTATGGGAAGAGTCCCTACCTCTACCCCCTGTATGGTCTGGGAGAGCTGCCGCAGGGATTTGCCAGGTTAGTTTCTGTCTGTATATTACTTGTTAGATACAGCTTGTCTAAAATAGTAAATACAGAAGTGCAAACCAGCTCTTATTCGCTTGTCGTTTTAGATTGAGTGCAATCTACGGAGGGACCTACATGCTGAACAAACCAGTGGATGAGATAGTGATGGAGGGCGGCCACGTGATTGGAGTGAAGTCTGAGGGCGAGGTATCCTGATTTATTGTCTGTGATTATGCAGATTTATGCATCAGTCGTTAAGTTTATTCACGCAGAGCAGATAAGAAAATTAAGTCCTTTTTGTGTCATCGCCGCTGCAGGTGGCTCGTTGCAAGCAGCTCATCTGCGACCCCAGCTACATCCCCGACCGCGTGCGCAAGGCGGGTCAGGTGATCCGTGTGATCTGCGTCCTCAGCCACCCCATCAAAAACACTAACGACGCAAACTCCTGCCAGATCATCATTCCTCAGAATCAGGTTAACCGCAACTCAGGTAGGAATCATTGTCACCTTTAAAACTAATCAGCCCGATGCTGGAGCGCAGTTTGATGGAGCTTAGTTCTCAGAAATTTGAGCAGTACAATCAATAACAGAGATGGATTTTCTGTTAAATGTAATTGATTTGAAGCCCTGGAGATAACAAGGAGCCCTCTCACAGGGACAGATGAAGCAGTGTGTTTCAGAGCAACATGCAGATTTCAGTCCTCCCCAATAGCTTTTTTTCGTAACCCTTACAGCAGCTATAATCAATGTTCTTATACTAACAATGGATCACTTGTATGTGAAAGGGGTCACTCATAATAACTCCACAGTTCCCCTTGGCTCTACGGAGTATTTTATCATCTTTCAGGtccttgttttggttttctgacCCCAAACTTTACAACTGTGGTTTACTTTAACAGCTCTCATCAGCTTGTTTTCAGCAGAGAAGCTCTAAAATCCTGCAAGTTagcgactagctggtgaacataatggaacatttagcagctaaagaaccAGATAGAACTAAAAGGAAAAGTGAATATTTGACTTAGATTCACCAGATGGCTAAAAACACGACTAGAAGTAACTGCTAATGTTGCTATCTGCTCCCTATCTGCTAACAAAACACCTTCTAaaggaaatgtgtttgtgttcagttaATGGGTAACTCTGATTTGAATTACACCTCCTCGTAACCTTTCCGTCAATCCTCCAGACATCTACGTGTGCATGATCTCCTATGCTCACAATGTGGCAGCCCAGGGGAAGTACATTGCCATCGTCAGCACCACAGTGGAAACCAGCGAGCCCGAGGCTGAGATAGAGCCGGCCCTGGAGCTGCTGGAGCCCATCGACCAAAAGTCAGTCCCTCATTTACTGCTGCTTATTTCTGTGCCGTCAGGGTTATAGTTTAACAAACAAGCGGGGcattaaaactaaaaatgatGACAGTATATAGCTTTGTGTAGTTAACggagctgtttttgttgttttttcaacagGTTTGTGGCGATTAGTGACCTTTATGAGCCCACAGATGATGGTACTGAAAGCCAGgtaagacaaaaaacaaaatgtatatgATGTCACTCCACTTCTTTGGTTGTAAATGAGATATCTCAGTAGCTATTTAATAGACTGCAATGAAATTTAGAAACAGACACTCATCGTACTCTGAGGGTGTATCCTACAGATCTTGGCGATCCCCTGACTTTTACTCTAGCAAAACCATGAGGATGACATTTTAAGTTTTGCGTGAAACAGCTTGACATCTATCAGATTGATTGCCATGAAGTCATTGCCACAGACATTTTGTGTCCTTAGAGCAGGGGTCGGCAACATTTTCTATTAGAGGAGTCATTATTGGCcagaaaaaagataaaaatctgtctggacctgcaaaatatatttgaataaaGGTAACAGCCTATTAAGTGTAAATTAGCAAATCAGCATTACAAACAGGTCTCATtgagcattcattaatgtgATTTTGCAGCATTGGGGGTGAAAGCAAATTAATCCATCCATACACTATTCAATCGtctattttcctccaagactttttctttttcagatttGGAATCCATAGTTAGCCTTGCAGGAGAGAGTCCACGCTAGCCACAGCTGTGAAGTTCAATGAAATTTAGAGGAAAGAGGCACCAGGTCGCAGACGTTTGACGCACATTTTAGCTGatcaaatgttaaaacattttttaattcgaTATATATAGGCTGCACATTTTTACACATGTAGAAAGCAGTAATCACTTTAGGGCTACAACAGtgacaaatgaaaatctgaatgttaaaaaataacctGTCAGAgtcacagggagccactgaGAGGGTCTaaggagctgcaggttgccttcCCCTGACCAAGGGGACAAAATATAATCACTGATTTTTCTTTTAGCCTAGTCGtcagaacaaaatgttggcattgtacaattCTGAAAACCATttacatgttacatttgcacgtttcatacgCATCACATCAATGTTTCTGAAGGGACGTAGTATGTGAGCTGActtggaggggatggtggatggtgtgacatctAGGCGAGGCACCTGCTAATCTGCACATCACTgttagagaccaacaaacaacaaaactgtttttgttttagcaaactgttgctgtttttctagtGGATTTTTAGCCAATAAACCTTGGTGATTTTTAGCAacgtgtcactgtttttccaccgGGGATAGTGTCACCCAAGGCGGGGTTTTCTTAGCTAGCTATTGCTGCAGTTCCAGTGGGGACTGTGCctccaaactgggtattttacgCCAAAATGTGACCTTTTCCTAAtaaaccaagtggtttttgtgcctaaacataaccacatgtcaACCACAGTAGATTGTTGCACATGTTCGCTACTTAATatcgtgcaaatgtaacatatctgtggtgtgcagaaacatataatgtAAACATCTTCTCTGCTGACTGGGTTGTCCCACCGGCCTCAGCATTGCGTTTAGTTTTAATTGGTGAAGAGaacatgctaacaggctaacgtGTTATGTTGAGCATGGTAAACATTTAACATCAGTATGTTAGCATCGTCACATTTAGAGCATTTACTGCTGTGCCTGAGTTCAGCCCCGAAGCACGGCTGCAGATCCTCAGTCCTGTCATTTTACTGTCTGCAGGTTTTTGCCTCGAGGTCCTACGATGCCACCACTCACTTTGAGACCACTTGCAACGACATCAAGGACATCTACAAACGTATGACCGGGAGCGACTTTGACTTTGAGAACATGAAGCGCAAACAGAACGACGTGTTCGGGGAGGATGAGCAGTGAGCGGTAGAGAGGGCTTCCGAGAGAGAGGGCGGGGCCGGGAGAGGAGGCGGGGCGAACAGGGGCGAGAGAGGCGGCAGAGCCAGCGTTAGAGGGCCGGGGCTGCCTCAGGGCagtcctttaaaaaaacaaacggGTGGGAGTGTGGCGTAGAGGGTGTGTTTGTGGGCTCTGCCTGCCCTCAGCCGTTTGCCTCCTTTTCCTTACGTCCCTCTCTCTCTtgacaaacacataaatgctcacgaacacacacacacacgctgttcAAATACTCACACTCCTTATCTCTGTCACTGTAAAGCAGGGTTGATATGGTCTTTCATTCCATTGTAGAATTTACAGTATATTCATGTCTTAACTATTATCATTAGAGGTGAATTTATTACTTGTTGTTGGCGATTTTCAAGCATTTCATTCTTTCTGTAAAGTCTCTCTCCTCATATCAGAAGTCGGTTTGATGGAAGGAAGATTGACGGCATTGAGAGGTGTGGACGGCGAGCTCTGACATGAGAGATCTGTAATGGCTTAGTGTAGAATCCTCTGGAAGGGTCACCTCCAGTTGACATGCATGCATCTTTTACACAGTAGTATTGTACATAGACTCAAAGACGACACTGCGGTATGAAGGCTGGACCATTCCACGCATCGCTCCTGTCAACCCTGCTTTCACTTTTCTCTTTCTCGGTCTTTTACCTGTGTTACGTCAAAAGACGCCGCTCCTTTTGGCAAAATCTGTTCggtcaggcaaaaaaaaaaaaaaaaaaaaaaaaaaaattacaacgtGATGAAAAATTACATATAAATGGGCTGTTCTGTCAACTGATAGTGCTCACTTTGCAATGCTGTTGTGTTCCCTGTGCTATACAGGCAAGCTAACCAGTGGCTATTAACTGtcacccacccccaccccaccccctccaaAAAATACTGTTCCTTTGTTTATCTGTTCTGATGTCAGTTTTGAATTTGAATAGTTTACTTTCtaacattttaaattattgaagagttttatttctatatatttGGTGCACATTTCACTGGCTGAAGTTATGAAGTTTACAGATCTGAGGTTGAAACTGTGGTCTTCAAGTtggatgttttaaaaaaaagggacgGAGCTAACGAGGCACAGAGAGGATTTTTCTAGCGTTAGGAGACTTTTTATGAAGTATTCTGGAAGATTGGGAATGAGTGAGGAAAACTGAAATTGATCTTGTACTTGCTGAGAGGTGAGGAAATGTGGCGCAGGGTAAAGAATGTATGTGGGGAACGTTTTGGACTTTGGAAAGTTTCACTTTTGAGTGAAGAGGGTGAAGACTGAAATTTCGGCTCATAGTGAAAGCACCAGATTGTGTCTTGGTTGTTTCAACCCTTGTGTATGTCATTTAGACGAGTCATTCCCTTAGGGACTAAAACCTATGAAAAATTGTTAAATAGAGGAAAGAGCTGGAAACTCCCGTAACTTTAAGACTTTGTAGCAAAAAGGTGTGAAGCCACAGTTACAGGCGCCGCCCCACCAGAACGAACCGAGATGCTTTTATTTGGTTGTAGCCTTAATTCTGGGTCAGATGTCTGGGCCCTTTTCAAAAGCTTCGTTTCATCTAACCGTCAGCGGCAGGTCAGTCTAGTGCCAAAAATGGTGTCGCTATTATTGGCAAAAGTAACTGACAATGTTGAAAGTGCAGTTTTTTTGTGGTGTACGTTGCTCTGCAGATCTGAGTGAATACTACAGAAGGGATATTGTTTTCTATCAGGGCTGTCAGTGTACACCTGAGTGGAGACAGCTCCTCGTTTCTCTGCGGCgcactcacactcactcacagcCTGATCGATCTGCGGCTCGTTACACATCGACAACAAACAGATGAGACGCTCCGATCGCTTTCTACAAAACACCCGAGGCATCTCGCTTTATCCACCACGACAAATCCCTTAGCAACTCTAAACAAAGTCATGGCGTGTTTGGGGTGTTGACGTGTCTTATTGTTATGCTCTATTTATTTGAATTTCACTGACGTATCGTGGAAAGTTTTATGTCAAATGCTGATTATTGCTATGCTCTTAGATTATGTTCTGATGatttaagaagaagaaaaaaggattTTAAAAGTGATGCACATcgaaattctttttttttttttgtttgttatttgctGTGTCACCTTATTCAGTGATCATTCCAGTGTTGCATCATACTTTAATATGATTATTAGCATTCCTAAGAAACAGGTTTTGATGGAAGGAAAACAGCAACAAGTCAGTGGCGGAGCTGAAACTCTCTACAGCTGTGTGTTCACAACGGTTTTCACACTGTGCGTCATTCAACATTGTGTGTGCTCTTCATCCTGGAATTATCTGATAAAACTGGAATACTGTTTACTCTTTGAACATAGATATATCTGAAGCCCTCCCTCCCCCCGCCCTCCCTCAGCATCAGatact harbors:
- the gdi1 gene encoding rab GDP dissociation inhibitor alpha; its protein translation is MDEEYDVIVLGTGLTECILSGIMSVNGKKVLHMDRNPYYGGESSSITPLEELYKRFNLPDSPPESMGRGRDWNVDLIPKFLMANGQLVKMLLYTEVTRYLDFKVVEGSFVYKGGKIYKVPSTETEALASNLMGMFEKRRFRKFLVFVANFDENDPKTFEGVDPKTTTMRDVYKKFDLGQDVIDFTGHALALYRTDDYLDVPCLETINRIKLYSESLARYGKSPYLYPLYGLGELPQGFARLSAIYGGTYMLNKPVDEIVMEGGHVIGVKSEGEVARCKQLICDPSYIPDRVRKAGQVIRVICVLSHPIKNTNDANSCQIIIPQNQVNRNSDIYVCMISYAHNVAAQGKYIAIVSTTVETSEPEAEIEPALELLEPIDQKFVAISDLYEPTDDGTESQVFASRSYDATTHFETTCNDIKDIYKRMTGSDFDFENMKRKQNDVFGEDEQ